The following proteins come from a genomic window of Crassostrea angulata isolate pt1a10 chromosome 1, ASM2561291v2, whole genome shotgun sequence:
- the LOC128168771 gene encoding uncharacterized protein LOC128168771 has product MACGGNSCYFGFGLFLLILGLVIDVIGVASPYWILAEVGGEKVYGGLWKICTSGSVATYSFSGCTDFDEVPDWFKAVRGFGVLGILLLLIAVLTAFLRICLKDRACVLVLAIVFSFMAAVCNVISVSVFGEKYYDIVKDSSVFSFHFAFVFCILSIVISGIAGIFMIVEVAKRSSYTSMTGR; this is encoded by the exons ATGGCATGTGGCGGAAATTCCTGTTATTTTGGATTTGGATTGTTCCTGCTCATACTTGGACTTGTAATTGATGTAATAGGAGTGGCCTCCCCATACTGGATTTTAGCTGAAGTTGGAGGGGAAAAGGTTTATGGAGGATTGTGGAAAATTTGCACATCCGGATCAGTTGCTACATATTCATTTTCCGGGTGTACCGACTTTGATGAGGTCCCAG ATTGGTTCAAAGCTGTACGAGGTTTCGGAGTCCTGGGAATTCTCCTTCTGCTAATAGCAGTCTTGACTGCGTTTCTTAGAATTTGTCTGAAGGACAGAGCATGCGTACTGGTCCTCGCCATTGTGTTTTCCTTTATGGCAG CTGTGTGCAATGTCATATCTGTATCAGTCTTTGGAGAGAAATACTACGACATCGTCAAAGACAGCAGTGTTTTCAGCTTTCACTTTGCCTTCGTTTTCTGCATTCTTTCAATTGTCATTTCGGGAATCGCTGGAATATTCATGATAGTTGAGGTAGCAAAAAGATCTTCCTACACATCCATGACTGGACGATAA